A window from Erythrobacter sp. YJ-T3-07 encodes these proteins:
- a CDS encoding 3'(2'),5'-bisphosphate nucleotidase CysQ has product MIDYPRLEAILREAGRIAMNRWPGAGNSVEVWDKGTNDPVCEADLEVDTFLKRELGALLPSAGWLSEESAENAERLDDRLVWVVDPIDGTRDFIRGRSGWAVSVALVSSGRSLIAALEAPAREESWRATAGRGATLNGEALATSRREQLEGARVPANDLAKDDRGFTKVEQPNGIALRAAMVAAGQADLLATMRWGYEWDIAAATLIAREAGASVSDIFGQPLGYNKRDPRSFGLLVCAPTLREPAIEHFGPRARELLAQSKAR; this is encoded by the coding sequence ATGATCGACTATCCCCGCCTTGAAGCCATCCTGCGCGAAGCGGGACGAATCGCCATGAATCGCTGGCCCGGAGCCGGAAACAGCGTGGAGGTGTGGGACAAGGGCACCAATGATCCGGTGTGCGAAGCCGATCTGGAGGTCGACACCTTCCTGAAGCGCGAACTGGGCGCCCTGCTGCCCAGCGCGGGCTGGCTGTCCGAAGAGAGCGCCGAGAATGCGGAGCGGCTGGACGACCGGCTGGTGTGGGTGGTCGACCCGATCGACGGCACCCGCGACTTCATCCGCGGGCGCAGCGGCTGGGCGGTATCGGTCGCGCTGGTATCCTCGGGCAGATCGCTGATCGCGGCGCTCGAAGCGCCCGCGCGCGAGGAAAGCTGGCGGGCCACGGCAGGACGCGGCGCGACCCTCAACGGAGAGGCGCTGGCGACATCTCGGCGCGAGCAGCTGGAGGGGGCACGTGTTCCCGCCAATGATCTGGCGAAAGACGATCGCGGTTTCACCAAGGTCGAGCAGCCGAACGGCATCGCCCTGCGCGCCGCGATGGTCGCTGCGGGGCAGGCGGACCTGCTTGCCACCATGCGCTGGGGCTATGAGTGGGATATTGCCGCCGCGACGCTCATTGCGCGCGAGGCGGGCGCTTCGGTGAGCGATATTTTCGGCCAGCCGCTGGGATACAACAAGCGCGATCCGCGCAGTTTCGGGCTGCTGGTATGCGCGCCCACGCTGCGCGAACCGGCGATCGAGCATTTCGGCCCGAGGGCGCGCGAACTGCTCGCCCAGAGCAAGGCGCGATAG
- a CDS encoding OmpA family protein, with amino-acid sequence MKTPRLILSSVAIAALVSTSACVTDPNTGEQKVSRTAIGAAVGGTLGYLLGDIIGGGAARIIGAGIGGSAGAVIGDQFDDQIRELDEQTAGSGVDVEEIGDQDAILVRLPDGVTFATNSANINPAFQRTLDTVAQSMIRYPNSLIDVYGFTDTTGSPSYNQQLSEQRAQAVANYLVSQGVSRARIATRGYGEDPQYLRVRTGDNVNEPLNRRVEIKIVPISQEEVAAARR; translated from the coding sequence ATGAAAACCCCCCGTCTTATTCTCTCTTCGGTGGCCATTGCGGCGCTGGTGAGCACTTCGGCCTGCGTTACCGACCCGAACACCGGTGAGCAGAAGGTTTCGCGCACCGCGATCGGCGCGGCAGTCGGCGGTACGCTTGGCTACCTGCTGGGCGATATCATCGGCGGCGGCGCGGCCCGCATCATCGGTGCCGGCATCGGCGGTTCCGCCGGGGCCGTGATCGGCGACCAGTTCGACGACCAGATTCGCGAGCTTGACGAGCAGACCGCCGGCAGCGGCGTCGATGTCGAGGAAATCGGCGATCAAGATGCGATCCTGGTGCGCCTGCCCGACGGCGTGACCTTCGCGACCAACTCGGCCAACATCAACCCGGCGTTCCAGCGCACGCTCGACACCGTGGCGCAGAGCATGATCCGCTACCCCAACTCGCTGATCGACGTGTACGGCTTCACCGACACCACCGGCAGCCCGAGCTATAACCAGCAGCTGTCCGAACAGCGCGCCCAGGCGGTCGCCAATTACCTCGTCTCGCAGGGTGTCTCGCGCGCCCGCATCGCGACCCGCGGCTATGGTGAAGACCCGCAGTACCTGCGCGTTCGCACCGGCGACAACGTGAACGAGCCGCTCAACCGCCGGGTCGAGATCAAGATCGTTCCGATCAGCCAGGAAGAAGTGGCCGCCGCACGCCGCTAA
- a CDS encoding CNNM domain-containing protein: MTPFPWTDLIIIAGLIVLNGVFAMSELAIVSAKHTRLQAKAEGGSVAAATALELAGDPGKFLSTVQIGITLVGIIAGAYSGASLGGPVGERIGDPLGLSADRAEQVGFILVIVLTTYASLVIGELVPKQLALRSADRIAMVMAQPMKWLARIAAPVVWVLDFSSATIVRLFGVRPGGQNSVTAEELQMLFAEATRSGVLEADQSAILKGVVRLADRPVREVMTPRTELDWIDADADRAEIEATIGDTPHSLLPVAEGSADKVVGVVKVREVLAAMLTGQPFKLTDLAKRVEVVPDQLDAMDALRVLQQADVAMAMVHDEYGHLDGIVTPIDLLTAIVGQFESDKDQGEIPEVIERADGSLLISGSLDAESLGDRLALDYGEDREFATAAGFALSVLKHLPEEGEVFTHQGWRFEIVDMDGRKIDKLLVQQNDSPGSVATADLAQ, from the coding sequence GTGACACCTTTCCCCTGGACAGACCTGATCATCATTGCCGGATTGATCGTCCTCAACGGCGTCTTCGCGATGTCGGAGCTGGCGATCGTTTCGGCCAAGCACACCCGCCTGCAGGCCAAGGCGGAGGGCGGCAGCGTTGCCGCGGCAACCGCGCTGGAGCTGGCGGGCGATCCGGGCAAGTTCCTCTCCACCGTGCAGATCGGGATCACCTTGGTCGGGATCATTGCCGGCGCTTACTCGGGCGCGAGCCTGGGGGGCCCGGTGGGCGAACGAATCGGCGATCCGCTGGGCCTGTCGGCCGACCGCGCGGAGCAGGTCGGCTTCATCCTGGTGATCGTGCTCACCACCTATGCCAGCCTGGTGATCGGCGAACTGGTGCCCAAGCAGCTCGCCCTGCGCTCGGCCGACCGGATCGCGATGGTCATGGCGCAGCCGATGAAATGGCTCGCGAGGATCGCCGCGCCGGTGGTGTGGGTGCTCGATTTCTCCTCCGCCACGATCGTCCGCCTGTTCGGCGTGCGTCCGGGCGGTCAGAACAGCGTCACCGCCGAGGAACTGCAGATGCTGTTTGCCGAGGCGACCCGCAGCGGAGTGCTGGAGGCTGACCAGAGCGCAATTCTGAAAGGCGTGGTCAGGCTCGCCGACCGCCCCGTGCGCGAGGTTATGACCCCGCGCACCGAGCTCGACTGGATCGATGCCGATGCCGACCGGGCCGAGATCGAGGCGACGATCGGCGACACGCCGCACTCGCTGCTGCCGGTGGCGGAAGGCTCTGCCGACAAGGTCGTCGGCGTGGTCAAGGTGCGCGAAGTGCTTGCCGCGATGCTGACGGGGCAGCCGTTCAAGCTGACCGACCTGGCCAAGCGGGTGGAGGTGGTGCCCGACCAGCTCGACGCGATGGACGCGCTGCGCGTGCTGCAGCAGGCGGACGTCGCGATGGCGATGGTCCACGACGAATACGGCCATCTCGACGGGATCGTGACCCCGATCGACCTGCTCACCGCGATCGTCGGCCAGTTCGAAAGCGACAAGGATCAGGGCGAGATACCCGAGGTGATCGAGCGCGCAGATGGATCGCTGCTGATATCCGGCAGCCTCGATGCGGAATCGCTCGGCGACCGGCTGGCGCTGGATTACGGCGAAGATCGCGAGTTCGCGACCGCCGCAGGCTTCGCGCTCTCGGTGCTCAAGCATCTGCCCGAAGAGGGCGAGGTATTCACCCATCAGGGCTGGCGATTCGAGATCGTCGATATGGACGGGCGCAAGATCGACAAGCTGCTGGTGCAGCAGAATGACTCGCCCGGTTCGGTTGCGACGGCCGATCTTGCCCAGTGA
- a CDS encoding diacylglycerol kinase family protein encodes MSTSRDIWLITNEGSGSVREELLADLHEACERSSLCIAQRTTFPSEEIPSPAELDRRGIDTVVTLGGDGTINAVVAALDGWGGAVLPLPGGTQNLLPKRVHGEADVHEVIEAFARGNARRVRPQIIRSSKGIALAGLLVGPGTSWNEVREALRAADAGAMLTAAGAAIQNTAGQPPVRIRQPDAGAPEGYPIVELMPHAGGIEVAAYHARTGADFVAQTWALLRQEFREGPHDTLGPFQETTLASTGAQPLDLLLDGEPAHGDATETFVLDKSPVDLIATLAQED; translated from the coding sequence ATGAGTACATCCCGCGATATCTGGTTGATCACGAACGAAGGCAGCGGATCGGTGCGCGAGGAGCTGCTCGCCGACCTGCACGAGGCGTGCGAGCGGTCGAGCCTGTGCATTGCACAGCGCACGACCTTCCCCTCCGAGGAGATTCCCTCGCCTGCCGAACTCGACCGGCGGGGTATCGACACCGTCGTCACTCTGGGCGGTGACGGCACGATCAATGCCGTCGTCGCGGCGCTCGACGGATGGGGCGGGGCGGTTCTGCCGCTGCCGGGCGGTACGCAGAACCTTCTGCCCAAGCGGGTGCATGGCGAGGCCGATGTCCACGAGGTGATCGAGGCGTTCGCCCGCGGGAACGCGCGCCGGGTCCGGCCGCAGATCATCCGCTCTTCGAAAGGCATCGCGCTGGCCGGGCTGCTGGTCGGCCCCGGGACCAGCTGGAACGAGGTGCGCGAGGCACTGCGCGCGGCCGATGCGGGTGCGATGCTGACGGCGGCGGGTGCCGCGATCCAGAACACTGCCGGCCAGCCGCCCGTGCGAATCCGGCAGCCCGATGCAGGTGCGCCCGAAGGCTACCCGATTGTGGAGCTGATGCCGCATGCCGGCGGGATCGAGGTTGCCGCCTATCATGCGCGGACCGGGGCAGACTTCGTCGCCCAGACCTGGGCGCTGTTGCGGCAGGAATTTCGCGAGGGTCCGCACGACACCCTCGGCCCGTTTCAGGAAACCACGCTCGCCAGCACGGGCGCCCAGCCGCTGGACCTGCTGCTGGACGGGGAGCCTGCCCATGGCGACGCGACCGAGACATTCGTGCTCGACAAGAGTCCCGTCGATCTGATCGCGACACTGGCGCAAGAGGACTGA
- a CDS encoding metallophosphoesterase gives MAETLLFHVSDIHFGLENNEALDWFAAEVARLRPDAVAITGDLTMRARHHEFRAAEEWIGTLQAPATLDVGNHDMPYFNLIERFVTPYKRFGRLTDIVEREIDLPGIALVPLKTAVRAQPRFNWSKGWVTGRALEDCLARIDALPSGTRALVTVHHPLREVGTQGTAMTRGGANALAELAKRNVLGVLSGHVHDAFEIMEDTPHGPVRMIGAGTLSQRLRSTPPSFNELRWDGETLRVHIRNLENIDDEAMKIDDVPEDAHPPREEGEPVAPVGAVPRTDPPVS, from the coding sequence ATGGCCGAGACGCTGCTGTTCCATGTCAGCGATATTCACTTCGGGCTCGAAAACAACGAGGCGCTCGACTGGTTCGCCGCCGAGGTCGCGCGGCTGCGGCCCGACGCGGTCGCGATCACCGGCGACCTGACCATGCGCGCGCGCCACCACGAGTTTCGCGCGGCGGAAGAGTGGATCGGGACCCTGCAGGCGCCCGCCACGCTCGATGTCGGCAATCACGACATGCCCTATTTCAACCTGATCGAGCGGTTTGTGACGCCCTACAAGCGGTTCGGGCGGCTGACCGATATCGTCGAGCGGGAGATCGACCTGCCGGGGATCGCGCTTGTGCCGCTGAAGACCGCTGTGCGCGCACAGCCCCGCTTCAACTGGTCCAAGGGCTGGGTCACCGGCCGCGCGCTGGAGGATTGCCTTGCGCGGATCGACGCGCTGCCTTCAGGCACCCGCGCGTTGGTGACCGTGCATCACCCTTTGCGCGAAGTCGGTACGCAGGGCACCGCGATGACCCGCGGCGGCGCGAATGCGCTGGCCGAACTGGCGAAGCGCAACGTGCTTGGCGTGCTGTCCGGCCATGTCCACGACGCGTTCGAGATCATGGAAGACACGCCCCACGGCCCGGTCCGCATGATCGGCGCGGGCACGCTATCGCAGCGCCTGCGCTCCACTCCGCCCAGTTTCAACGAGCTGCGCTGGGATGGCGAGACGCTGCGGGTGCATATCCGCAATCTCGAGAACATCGATGACGAGGCGATGAAGATCGACGACGTCCCCGAAGACGCGCATCCGCCGCGCGAAGAAGGCGAACCGGTCGCGCCCGTCGGCGCGGTCCCGCGCACCGATCCGCCGGTGAGCTGA
- the rpsI gene encoding 30S ribosomal protein S9: MADDKNQNESQGSEKAESVRDLADLANIAGDAPAADAAVVAQSTAPLREQELDQHGRAYATGRRKDAVARVWIKPGKGTITINGKEQETYFARPTLRLVINQPFAITDREGQYDVIATVRGGGLSGQAGAVKHGIAQALTKYEPALRSTVKAAGFLTRDSRVVERKKYGRAKARRSFQFSKR, from the coding sequence ATGGCCGACGACAAGAACCAGAACGAATCGCAGGGCTCCGAAAAGGCCGAGAGCGTGCGCGATCTCGCCGATCTCGCGAACATCGCGGGTGATGCGCCTGCTGCCGACGCCGCCGTGGTCGCCCAGAGCACCGCGCCGCTGCGCGAGCAGGAGCTGGACCAGCATGGCCGCGCCTACGCCACCGGTCGCCGCAAGGACGCGGTCGCCCGCGTCTGGATCAAGCCGGGCAAGGGCACGATCACGATCAACGGCAAGGAGCAGGAAACGTATTTCGCACGTCCGACTCTGCGCCTCGTGATCAACCAGCCGTTCGCGATCACCGATCGCGAAGGCCAGTACGACGTGATCGCCACCGTTCGCGGCGGCGGCCTGTCGGGCCAGGCCGGTGCGGTGAAGCACGGCATCGCGCAGGCGCTGACCAAGTACGAGCCCGCACTGCGCAGCACGGTCAAGGCGGCAGGCTTCCTGACCCGCGACAGCCGCGTGGTCGAGCGTAAGAAGTACGGCCGGGCCAAGGCACGCCGTAGCTTCCAGTTCTCGAAGCGCTAA
- the rplM gene encoding 50S ribosomal protein L13: MKALSKMTRSIKPAEVEKNWYVIDAEGLVVGRLASIVANILRGKHKPSYTPHVDCGDHVIILNADKVKFTGRKMGNKKYYKHTGYAGGIKETTPAKILEGKFPERVVEKAVERMIPRGPLGRQQMKALHLYAGTEHPHDGQKPEVLDVASMNRKNKALA; this comes from the coding sequence ATGAAGGCGCTCAGCAAGATGACCCGGTCAATCAAACCGGCCGAGGTCGAAAAGAACTGGTACGTGATCGACGCGGAAGGCCTCGTTGTGGGCCGCCTCGCCTCGATCGTTGCGAACATCCTGCGCGGCAAGCACAAGCCGAGCTACACCCCGCACGTCGATTGCGGTGATCACGTGATCATCCTCAATGCGGACAAGGTGAAGTTCACCGGCCGCAAGATGGGCAACAAGAAGTATTACAAGCACACCGGCTATGCCGGCGGCATCAAGGAAACCACGCCCGCCAAGATCCTCGAGGGCAAGTTCCCCGAGCGCGTGGTGGAAAAGGCTGTCGAGCGGATGATTCCGCGCGGGCCGCTTGGTCGCCAGCAGATGAAGGCGCTGCACCTGTATGCCGGCACCGAGCATCCGCATGACGGGCAGAAGCCCGAGGTGCTCGACGTTGCTTCGATGAACCGCAAGAACAAGGCTCTCGCATAA
- the cutA gene encoding divalent cation tolerance protein CutA — translation MSALIYTVFATREDARAVASQLLDERLIACANVLGRIESLFEWDGERGEGEEIAILFKTSAERLDDAVARLETLHQYEAPAILGWRADSAGKATAAWLAALGG, via the coding sequence GTGAGCGCGCTGATCTACACCGTCTTCGCCACTCGTGAGGACGCCCGCGCGGTCGCCTCGCAACTGCTCGACGAGCGCCTGATTGCCTGTGCCAACGTGCTCGGCCGGATCGAGTCGCTGTTCGAATGGGATGGCGAGCGCGGCGAGGGCGAGGAGATCGCGATCCTGTTCAAGACCAGTGCCGAGCGGCTGGACGATGCCGTCGCCCGTCTGGAAACGCTGCACCAGTACGAAGCGCCTGCGATTCTCGGATGGCGGGCGGACAGCGCTGGCAAAGCCACCGCGGCCTGGCTGGCGGCGCTGGGCGGTTAG
- a CDS encoding COX15/CtaA family protein, with product MASLLSRRPETPRMIDTARPGWLAWWLIIVAALVVTIVAVGGITRLTESGLSITQWDPVKGVLPPLSEQAWQAEFARYQATPEYRLEAGPAGMTLSDFKGIFFWEWFHRLLGRLIGMVFALPLIFAWVRGWIPRSYKPRLVALLALGGLQGVFGWLMVRSGLGGEMTDVSHFWLSIHLGTALITLAGLVWTALDLRTLKRDPRARPARLRPFAALAGVVLFIQIVLGAWVAGLNAGLASNTWPLMQGRFMPEANWAQGAFWAFTHDPFLLHFLHRWFAWIAFAALVWLGLQASRRDGIAGKALLVIVCAQVLLGIVTVVTGVSVWVAVAHQVTGALLVAATAASAHALGQRTSRMEGLAA from the coding sequence ATGGCAAGCCTGTTATCCCGCCGCCCCGAGACCCCGCGCATGATCGACACCGCCCGTCCCGGCTGGCTGGCCTGGTGGCTGATCATCGTTGCCGCTCTGGTGGTCACGATCGTAGCGGTTGGCGGCATTACCCGGCTGACCGAGTCCGGCCTTTCGATCACCCAGTGGGACCCGGTTAAAGGCGTGCTGCCGCCGCTCAGCGAACAGGCATGGCAGGCGGAGTTCGCGAGGTATCAGGCGACCCCGGAATATCGGCTTGAGGCGGGGCCTGCGGGCATGACGCTGTCCGACTTCAAGGGCATCTTCTTCTGGGAATGGTTCCACCGCCTGCTCGGGCGACTGATCGGAATGGTGTTTGCGCTGCCCCTGATCTTCGCCTGGGTGCGCGGATGGATCCCGCGCAGTTACAAGCCTCGGCTGGTCGCGCTGCTTGCGCTGGGTGGCCTGCAGGGCGTGTTCGGCTGGCTGATGGTCCGCTCCGGCCTCGGCGGCGAGATGACCGACGTGAGCCATTTCTGGCTTTCGATCCACCTCGGCACTGCGCTGATTACCCTGGCGGGCCTGGTGTGGACCGCGCTCGACCTGCGCACGCTCAAGCGCGATCCGCGGGCACGGCCGGCGCGGCTGCGACCGTTCGCCGCGCTGGCGGGCGTGGTTTTGTTCATCCAGATCGTGCTGGGCGCATGGGTCGCGGGGCTTAACGCGGGGCTGGCGTCGAATACCTGGCCGCTGATGCAGGGCCGCTTCATGCCCGAGGCGAACTGGGCGCAGGGCGCGTTCTGGGCCTTCACGCATGATCCCTTCCTGCTGCATTTCCTCCATCGCTGGTTTGCGTGGATCGCCTTCGCGGCGCTCGTCTGGCTCGGCCTGCAAGCCTCCCGGCGCGATGGGATCGCGGGCAAGGCTCTGCTGGTGATCGTCTGCGCGCAGGTTCTGCTTGGGATCGTGACGGTCGTCACCGGAGTGTCGGTCTGGGTCGCGGTCGCCCACCAGGTGACCGGTGCCCTTCTGGTCGCGGCCACTGCCGCCTCGGCCCACGCATTGGGCCAGCGCACCAGCAGGATGGAGGGGCTCGCCGCGTGA
- a CDS encoding MerC domain-containing protein, protein MDIRSLSNRVRLDTMGIALSALCAVHCVLTIVVISSLGLAGGWLLAPELHWWGLAAATIIAGVAIGIGAVRHKRRMPFVIAMTGLTFMGGALAAPHGVEEAMLTIIGVALVSLGHVLNLRSSHSRHRGPGEGTGLRERR, encoded by the coding sequence ATGGACATCCGCAGTCTCTCGAATCGTGTCCGCCTCGATACGATGGGTATCGCCCTGTCCGCGCTGTGCGCGGTGCACTGCGTGCTGACCATCGTGGTGATTTCCTCGCTCGGCCTCGCGGGTGGCTGGCTGCTCGCGCCCGAACTGCACTGGTGGGGCCTCGCCGCCGCGACGATCATCGCCGGAGTCGCGATCGGTATCGGCGCGGTGCGGCACAAGCGGCGGATGCCCTTCGTGATCGCGATGACCGGGCTCACCTTCATGGGCGGTGCGCTGGCCGCGCCGCACGGGGTGGAAGAAGCCATGCTGACGATCATCGGCGTGGCGCTGGTTTCGCTGGGCCACGTCCTCAACCTGCGCAGTTCGCATTCGCGCCATCGCGGCCCTGGCGAAGGGACTGGCTTGCGCGAACGGCGCTGA
- the thiS gene encoding sulfur carrier protein ThiS, whose protein sequence is MSDTKSIQLNGESRTTTATTIAALVRELGLEPEKVAVEHNGEIAPRSQLAEIALTDGDSLEIVHFVGGGDHAADDGDTWSVAGRTFRSRLIVGTGKYKDFAQNAAALEASGAEIVTVAVRRVNVSDPNQPMLTDFIDPKKVTYLPNTAGCFTADEAVRTLRLAREAGGWDLVKLEVLGEAKTLYPDMRETLRATETLAKEGFHPMVYCADDPIAAKQLEEAGAVAIMPLGAPIGSGLGIQNRVTIRLIVEGASVPVLVDAGVGTASDAAVGMELGCDGILMNTAIAEAKDPIRMARAMRRAVQAGRDAYLSGRMATRKYADPSSPLAGLI, encoded by the coding sequence ATGAGCGACACCAAATCCATCCAGCTGAACGGCGAGAGCCGCACCACCACCGCAACCACCATCGCCGCGCTCGTACGCGAACTCGGCCTCGAGCCGGAAAAGGTCGCGGTCGAGCATAATGGCGAGATCGCCCCGCGATCGCAGCTGGCCGAGATTGCGCTGACCGACGGCGATTCGCTGGAGATCGTGCACTTCGTGGGCGGTGGCGACCATGCGGCGGACGACGGTGACACGTGGAGTGTCGCCGGGCGCACCTTCCGCTCTCGCCTGATCGTGGGCACCGGCAAGTACAAGGACTTCGCGCAGAACGCCGCCGCGCTGGAGGCGAGCGGTGCGGAGATCGTCACCGTCGCGGTGCGGCGCGTGAACGTCTCCGACCCCAATCAGCCGATGCTGACCGATTTCATCGATCCCAAGAAGGTCACCTACCTGCCCAACACCGCAGGCTGCTTCACCGCCGACGAGGCGGTGCGCACGCTGCGTCTTGCGCGCGAGGCGGGCGGCTGGGATCTGGTCAAGCTGGAGGTGCTGGGCGAGGCGAAGACGCTGTACCCCGACATGCGCGAAACCCTGCGCGCGACCGAGACGCTGGCCAAGGAAGGCTTCCACCCGATGGTCTATTGCGCGGACGATCCCATCGCCGCCAAGCAGCTGGAGGAAGCGGGCGCGGTCGCGATCATGCCGCTGGGCGCGCCGATCGGCAGTGGCCTCGGCATCCAGAACCGCGTGACCATCCGCCTGATCGTCGAAGGCGCGAGCGTGCCGGTGCTGGTCGATGCCGGTGTTGGCACCGCGTCGGATGCGGCGGTCGGCATGGAACTGGGCTGCGACGGCATCCTGATGAACACCGCGATCGCCGAGGCAAAAGACCCGATTCGCATGGCGCGCGCAATGCGCCGGGCGGTGCAGGCCGGGCGCGACGCCTACCTCTCCGGACGGATGGCGACGCGCAAATATGCGGACCCCTCCAGCCCGCTCGCAGGGCTTATCTGA
- a CDS encoding long-chain fatty acid--CoA ligase produces MTQLEEIERASNLVSLFLKRADAGGDKPFLGRKVAGEWQTISWREVADQVCLLAENLRGLGLGDGDRVMLVSENRPEWCISDLAIMAAGCITVPAYTTNTERDHVHILDNSGARAVIVSNEKLSGPLIPAIFATGIAEHIIPIESVRGYQGGNLACHGWARMLEGDAKAARAAVDARIAKIGRKDTACIIYTSGTGGAPRGVLQHHGAILCNVAGAADILIDDFDLSDEERFLSFLPLSHAYEHTGGQFLPIGVGAQIYYAEGLEKLASNIEETSPTVMVVVPRLFEVLRTRIMKQIAKQGGAASYLLDRALEIEERAAAKGRKRLRDKPMDALVGKLLRPKIRQKFGGRIKAMVSGGAPLNPDVGIFFQALGLPMMQGYGQTEAGPVISCNRPAAGVSMDTVGPPMKGVEVRIAEDGEILCRGELVMHGYWQNQGETDRALKDGWLHTGDIGHIDDKGRIVITDRKKDMIVNDKGDNVAPQKLEGMLTLQPEIGQAMVVGDRRPYVVGLIVPDTEWALDWCKSQNKSLDCKKVLEVPEFRAEIRTAIDRVNAELSVVEKVRGFAFADEPFSIENEEMTPSMKIRRHKIRERYGDRLNALYRS; encoded by the coding sequence TTGACGCAGCTTGAAGAGATCGAACGGGCGAGCAACCTCGTCTCATTGTTCCTGAAACGCGCCGACGCGGGCGGCGACAAGCCCTTCCTTGGCCGCAAGGTCGCGGGCGAGTGGCAGACCATCAGCTGGCGCGAGGTCGCCGATCAGGTCTGCCTGCTGGCGGAAAACCTGCGCGGCCTCGGCCTCGGGGACGGCGACCGGGTCATGCTGGTCAGCGAGAACCGGCCCGAATGGTGCATTTCCGACCTCGCGATCATGGCGGCGGGCTGCATCACCGTGCCCGCCTACACCACCAATACCGAGCGCGACCACGTCCATATCCTCGACAATTCGGGCGCGCGGGCGGTGATCGTTTCGAACGAGAAGCTTTCCGGCCCGCTGATCCCGGCGATCTTCGCCACCGGCATTGCCGAACACATCATTCCGATCGAAAGCGTGCGCGGGTACCAGGGCGGCAACCTGGCCTGCCATGGCTGGGCGCGGATGCTGGAGGGCGATGCAAAGGCGGCGCGCGCCGCAGTCGATGCGCGGATCGCCAAGATCGGCCGCAAGGACACCGCCTGCATCATCTACACCAGCGGTACCGGCGGCGCTCCGCGCGGCGTGTTGCAGCACCATGGCGCGATCCTGTGCAATGTCGCGGGCGCAGCGGACATCCTGATCGACGATTTCGACCTGTCGGACGAGGAGCGCTTCCTCTCATTCCTCCCGCTGAGCCACGCTTACGAACATACCGGCGGGCAATTCCTGCCGATCGGCGTCGGCGCGCAGATCTATTACGCCGAGGGGCTGGAAAAGCTCGCTAGCAATATCGAGGAAACCAGCCCGACGGTGATGGTCGTGGTGCCGCGCCTGTTCGAGGTCCTGCGCACGCGGATCATGAAGCAGATCGCCAAGCAGGGCGGTGCGGCGAGCTACCTGCTGGACCGCGCGCTGGAGATCGAGGAGCGGGCCGCCGCCAAGGGCAGGAAGCGCCTGCGCGACAAGCCGATGGATGCGCTGGTGGGCAAGCTTCTGCGGCCCAAGATTCGCCAGAAGTTCGGCGGCCGGATCAAGGCGATGGTCTCGGGCGGCGCGCCGCTCAACCCCGACGTCGGCATCTTCTTCCAAGCACTCGGCCTGCCGATGATGCAGGGCTACGGCCAGACCGAGGCGGGCCCCGTGATTAGCTGCAACCGGCCAGCCGCCGGAGTCTCGATGGACACGGTCGGCCCACCGATGAAGGGCGTTGAGGTAAGGATTGCCGAGGATGGCGAGATCCTTTGCCGGGGCGAACTGGTGATGCACGGCTACTGGCAGAATCAGGGCGAAACCGACCGTGCGCTGAAGGACGGCTGGCTGCACACCGGCGATATCGGCCACATCGACGACAAGGGCCGGATCGTCATCACCGACCGCAAGAAGGACATGATCGTTAACGACAAGGGCGACAATGTCGCGCCGCAGAAGCTTGAGGGGATGCTGACGCTCCAGCCCGAGATCGGGCAGGCGATGGTCGTCGGCGACCGGCGGCCCTACGTGGTCGGGCTGATCGTACCCGATACCGAATGGGCGCTCGACTGGTGCAAGTCGCAGAACAAGTCGCTCGACTGCAAGAAAGTGCTCGAGGTGCCCGAGTTTCGCGCAGAAATCCGCACGGCGATCGACCGGGTTAACGCCGAATTGTCGGTGGTCGAAAAGGTACGCGGGTTCGCCTTCGCCGACGAACCGTTCTCGATCGAGAATGAGGAAATGACGCCGAGCATGAAGATCCGGCGGCACAAGATCAGGGAACGCTACGGCGATCGGCTGAACGCCCTCTATCGCAGTTGA